From one Halothece sp. PCC 7418 genomic stretch:
- a CDS encoding AarF/ABC1/UbiB kinase family protein, giving the protein MSSASSSPEAGKKAYRWNRENYSRNRRRLDIWFFVLTLLFKLWLEGKKWSYIGGYSEEKKKARRQARAVWIRESLLELGPTFIKVGQLFSTRADIFPIEYVDELSKLQDRVPAFDFEQVAAIIKEDLGKSVDQLFPSFDPTPLAAASLGQVHKAQLHNGETVVVKVQRPGLKKLFTIDLAILKRIARYFQNHPRWGKGRDWIGIYDECCRILWEEADYLNEGRNADTFRRNFQNYKQVRVPRVYWRYTSLRVLTLEFVPGIKVSHHEALDAAGVDRSVIARLGAETYLQQLLYDGFFHADPHPGNLAVSPQGQLIFYDFGMMGRIKGNVREQLMETLFGIAEKNGDRVLKSLVELGALAPVGDTSAVRRSIQYMLDNFMDEPFEEQSVAEISDDLYEIAYNNPFRFPATFTFVMRAFSTLEGVGKTLDPEFNFMAVAQPYAMDLMNSNGYDSNKTFLDEIGRQAAQVSSTALGLPRRVEETIDKLERGDLRLRVRSIETDRILRRMSGVQLGTNYTLLIVGFTISATLLIVNDFITLAVIMAFAAGASGFAFIRLLKRLDRWDRMQ; this is encoded by the coding sequence TTGTCCTCCGCTTCTTCTTCCCCAGAAGCGGGGAAAAAAGCCTATCGTTGGAACCGAGAAAACTATTCCCGCAACCGCCGACGGTTGGATATTTGGTTTTTTGTGCTTACACTTCTCTTCAAACTGTGGTTAGAAGGGAAAAAATGGAGCTATATCGGCGGTTATAGTGAAGAAAAAAAGAAAGCTCGCCGTCAAGCCAGAGCAGTATGGATTCGAGAAAGTCTCTTAGAGTTAGGTCCCACCTTTATTAAAGTGGGTCAACTCTTCTCCACTCGCGCTGATATTTTCCCGATTGAGTATGTGGATGAACTCTCGAAACTCCAAGATCGAGTTCCTGCCTTTGACTTTGAACAGGTCGCAGCCATTATTAAAGAAGACTTAGGCAAATCCGTTGACCAACTCTTTCCAAGTTTTGACCCCACGCCGTTAGCAGCAGCGAGTTTAGGACAAGTTCACAAAGCGCAACTCCATAATGGGGAAACCGTTGTTGTCAAGGTCCAACGTCCAGGTCTGAAAAAATTATTTACCATTGATTTAGCCATCCTCAAGCGCATTGCTCGCTATTTCCAAAATCATCCCCGTTGGGGAAAGGGACGGGATTGGATAGGCATTTATGACGAATGTTGTCGCATTCTCTGGGAAGAAGCCGACTATCTCAACGAAGGGCGTAATGCAGATACGTTCCGCCGTAATTTCCAAAACTATAAACAAGTGCGCGTTCCCCGCGTTTATTGGCGTTATACCTCCTTACGAGTGTTAACGTTAGAATTTGTTCCCGGGATTAAAGTCAGTCATCACGAAGCCCTCGATGCAGCAGGGGTTGATCGCAGTGTCATCGCTCGTTTAGGTGCGGAAACCTATCTGCAACAACTCCTCTATGATGGCTTCTTTCACGCCGATCCTCATCCTGGTAATTTAGCGGTTAGTCCCCAAGGACAACTCATTTTTTATGATTTTGGCATGATGGGACGGATTAAAGGCAATGTTCGGGAACAATTGATGGAGACCCTGTTTGGCATTGCGGAAAAAAATGGCGATCGCGTCTTAAAATCCTTGGTTGAATTGGGCGCACTTGCCCCTGTTGGCGACACCAGTGCGGTTCGTCGTTCGATTCAGTATATGCTGGATAACTTCATGGATGAACCCTTTGAGGAACAATCTGTTGCTGAAATCAGTGATGATTTATACGAAATTGCCTATAACAACCCCTTTCGGTTTCCCGCCACCTTTACTTTCGTCATGAGAGCCTTTTCCACTCTGGAAGGGGTCGGGAAAACCCTTGACCCTGAATTTAACTTTATGGCCGTGGCGCAGCCTTATGCGATGGATCTTATGAACAGTAACGGTTACGATAGCAACAAGACTTTTCTCGATGAAATTGGACGACAAGCAGCCCAAGTGAGTTCAACGGCGTTGGGCTTACCCCGTCGCGTCGAAGAAACCATTGATAAGCTAGAGAGAGGTGATCTCCGCCTGCGGGTTCGTTCCATTGAAACGGATCGCATTTTACGACGGATGAGTGGCGTGCAACTCGGAACAAATTACACCTTACTCATCGTCGGCTTTACCATCTCAGCCACCCTACTCATTGTCAATGACTTTATCACTTTAGCTGTGATTATGGCGTTTGCTGCAGGGGCATCTGGATTTGCATTTATTCGTTTATTAAAACGTTTAGATCGTTGGGATCGAATGCAATAA
- a CDS encoding DUF6825 family protein: MSNPALHAFYVGRAFAEVLGERIEDTVTNSLSELGQLEAKQREAMRDFVEEVMARAEQNEGQSTSSATSTTTEPSSASSTKTTTRRSPEDVQAMVDELRASIASLRTELNAYRSQNES; this comes from the coding sequence ATGAGTAATCCTGCTCTGCACGCCTTTTATGTCGGTCGCGCTTTTGCGGAAGTCCTTGGTGAGCGTATCGAAGATACCGTCACCAACAGTCTCAGTGAATTAGGACAACTCGAAGCAAAACAACGAGAAGCCATGCGAGACTTTGTGGAAGAAGTGATGGCTCGCGCTGAACAAAACGAAGGTCAGTCAACTTCCAGTGCCACTTCCACCACCACTGAGCCTAGTTCGGCATCAAGTACGAAAACAACCACTCGCCGTTCACCAGAAGATGTACAAGCGATGGTTGATGAGTTAAGAGCTTCCATCGCCAGCTTACGCACCGAACTCAACGCCTATCGAAGCCAAAACGAATCATAA